A portion of the Meriones unguiculatus strain TT.TT164.6M chromosome 14, Bangor_MerUng_6.1, whole genome shotgun sequence genome contains these proteins:
- the LOC110564494 gene encoding olfactory receptor 10A3 has translation MRRPNHSLTAEFILLGFSNYPELQGQMIGAFLVVYLVTLTGNALIITIILLDQGLHIPMYLFLQNLSLVDLCFSTVITPKTLVVLTTEKATVSFGCCFAQMYFILLFGGTECFLLGAMAYDRFAAICHPLSYPVIMNKRVFVKLAMFSWISGIMVATLQTTWVFSFPYCGHKEINHLFCETPPVLELACADTFLFEVYAFTGTILIVMVPFLLILLSYTRILFAILRMPSTTGRQKAFSTCASHLTSVILFYGTASITYLQPKSRYSPDAKKLMSLAYTLLTPLLNPLIYSLRNKEMKRAVVKVWQRKVALHTS, from the coding sequence ATGAGGAGGCCAAATCACAGCCTTACAGCCGAGTTCATCCTTTTGGGATTTTCTAACTATCCTGAACTCCAGGGGCAGATGATCGGGGCTTTCTTAGTTGTTTATCTGGTGACTCTGACAGGAAATGCCCTCATTATCACCATCATCCTCCTGGACCAGGGTCTGCACATCCCTATGTACCTGTTTCTGCAGAATTTATCTTTAGTGGACCTCTGTTTCAGCACGGTCATCACACCTAAAACGCTGGTGGTCTTGACCACCGAGAAAGCGACTGTTTCCTTTGGGTGCTGTTTTGCACAGATGTATTTCATTCTTCTCTTTGGTGGAACTGAGTGTTTTCTCCTGGGGGCAATGGCTTATGACCGATTTGCTGCAATCTGCCACCCTCTATCCTACCCGGTGATTATGAACAAAAGGGTCTTCGTGAAACTAGCGATGTTCTCATGGATCTCGGGGATCATGGTGGCTACTCTGCAGACCACATGGGTGTTTAGTTTTCCCTACTGTGGCCACAAAGAAATTAACCATCTCTTCTGTGAGACGCCACCAGTGCTGGAGCTCGCATGCGCAGACACGTTCCTCTTTGAAGTCTATGCATTCACAGGCACCATTTTGATCGTCATGGTTCCCTTCCTGTTGATTCTCTTGTCTTACACTCGAATTCTCTTTGCCATCCTGAGGATGCCATCCACTACAGGGAGGCAGAAGGCCTTTTCCACATGTGCCTCTCATCTCACATCTGTCATTCTCTTCTATGGCACGGCCAGTATAACTTATCTACAGCCCAAATCCAGGTACTCTCCAGATGCCAAGAAACTGATGTCATTGGCATACACACTGCTTACCCCTCTGCTGAATCCACTTATCTACAGCCTGAGAAATAAGGAGATGAAAAGAGCTGTGGTGAAAGTATGGCAAAGAAAAGTGGCTTTACACACATCTTGA